A stretch of DNA from Paenibacillus albus:
GCAACTTATCTCAACTTCTTGCAGCAAAATGCGACGCAAGCGTTTAATCACCGCAGAACGAGCGATAACGTCATCGGCAGCGACTGGACGGGGCCGACAGGCACCGGCTTCGTGCAAAGCCTTGCGGCTGCGGCAGGCGCGGCGATTCTGCAGTTCACGCCGGCGGACAACTACACGGGCAACATTGCTGGCAACGGTACGTATGAAGCGGAGAACGCGCTGAAGAGCGGCTCGATTATTTCGGAGAGCACGCAGGCTGGCTTTACGGGACGCGGCTACTTGGCAGGCTGGAATTCAGCGGGCACGATTACGTTCAACGTCAATCAGAACTCGGCAAGCACCCGTACCGTGACGATTCGCTATGCAGGAGGAGCGGGCAATTCGAGCCGGTACGTCTCCGTGAATGGCACGGTCGTTGCGAGCAACCTGAGCTTCCCGTCCACGGGCAGCTGGGGCACGTGGAGCACGGTGACGATTAATCTGAGCTTGAATGCGGGCTACAACAAAGTAATCATCGGGTTTGATAGCAGCAAGGGCAACACCAATTATTTGAACGTCGATAAAATTTCAGGTTTATAAGTGAGAGGCGGGCGCCGCTATTCGGCTCCGAACAAGGAGCTGGGGCTGTAGCGCCCGCCCTCCCAAACAACGAGGCTGGTGAGCATCTCAGGATGAAACGTAAGCGCATAATGATTACAGCTGCTGCGACTATATTGGTAGTCGCCGGCTTGGCAGCATGGCAATTGGGATCAGGCGGCTCTACCCCAACAGAAGGAACCGCCGCAACAGTAGAGACCGCTCAAAAAACGACTCCATCGGTATGGGCTGAGCGAGCAGATCTTGCACAGAAAGAGCTGAACAGCTCCTTTTGGAATGAGGATCGAGGTTTATTCAACAATGCGACGCCGTGCATCGATCAGCAGTGTGACAATCCGTTCAATTACTGGTGGCTGGCGCACGCAGTCGATGTGCTGACCGACGGTTATGAGCGGACAGGCGACAAGCAATATGTGACGCAGCTGGATAAGCTGTATCAAGGCTTGCTGAAGCGCAACGGAGGCGACTTCATCAACGATTATTACGACGATATGGAATGGATGGCGCTTGCTTGGCTGAGGGCCTTCGATGCAACAGGTGATAAAAGGTACCAAGAAGCGGCGATGACTCTATGGCAAGACATTCAGACCGGCTGGAACGACGAGGTGGGCGGCGGAATCGCTTGGCGCAAGTCGCAAACGGATTACAAGAATACACCGGCGAACGCACCTGCGATAATACTGGCAGCTCGGGTATACAACCATACGAAGGCTGCCGCTGATTTGGAATGGGCAAAGAAGCTGTACGATTGGCAGAAGTCGCATCTGGTGGACCCGGATACAGGACTGGTTTGGGACGGCATTAATCGCCAAGGAGATGGGGCTGTCGATAAGAATTGGATGTTTACCTACGGCCAAGGCGTGTTCATTGGCGCTGGGGTGGAGCTGTACCAGATCACCAAGGAGCAGCAGTATCTCGACGATGCGAGGAAGACGGCAGGGAATTTGAAGAAGGATTTCCTCTCGCCGACGACAGATATGCTTCCTTTTGAGGATGGTGGAGATGCTGGTTTGTTCAAAGGCATACTTGTCCGCTACATCGGCGAGCTGATTCAGGTCGATCCGACTCAGAAGGATCTGCGCCAAATGCTATTTACGAATGCGGATACGTTATGGGCGGATGGCAAGAGCGAGGATAAGGCATTGTTCAGTAATTCATGGGATCAGACACCGGATGAAGTCGTTGAACTGAGTACCGAGCTCAGTGGAATTATGCTGCTCGAACAAGCGGTGCTGGCAGAGAAAGAGAAATAGGGAGGCCATGAAAATCATGATGGTATGGAACAATCGCGCGGAAGAGGCGCAGCAAGCGTTGTCGGACTTATTTTGGAATCCGTCCATTCGTCTGTACGATATTGAAATTCCGTGCCCGGATGGG
This window harbors:
- a CDS encoding glycoside hydrolase family 76 protein, which produces MKRKRIMITAAATILVVAGLAAWQLGSGGSTPTEGTAATVETAQKTTPSVWAERADLAQKELNSSFWNEDRGLFNNATPCIDQQCDNPFNYWWLAHAVDVLTDGYERTGDKQYVTQLDKLYQGLLKRNGGDFINDYYDDMEWMALAWLRAFDATGDKRYQEAAMTLWQDIQTGWNDEVGGGIAWRKSQTDYKNTPANAPAIILAARVYNHTKAAADLEWAKKLYDWQKSHLVDPDTGLVWDGINRQGDGAVDKNWMFTYGQGVFIGAGVELYQITKEQQYLDDARKTAGNLKKDFLSPTTDMLPFEDGGDAGLFKGILVRYIGELIQVDPTQKDLRQMLFTNADTLWADGKSEDKALFSNSWDQTPDEVVELSTELSGIMLLEQAVLAEKEK